In one window of uncultured Acetobacteroides sp. DNA:
- a CDS encoding aspartate kinase, producing MIVQKFGGTSVGSPSNMQHVTSLVNDGNRKIVVLSAMSGTTNALVEISEALKKGKIESAKKKNKVLLDKYVKVAAVLLSKEEFKAKAAAYIAQIFEEINAAIEQGYSIDIEGEILSKGELLSTHLVYFYQLQEGINAALIPALEFMYINEEGDPQIDVIKERLKPFLEQHRDKNILITQGFICRNHKEKVSNLKRGGSDYSASLIGAAANADCIEIWTDIDGMHNNDPRYVENTTPIRQLSFDEAAELAYFGAKILHPFCIFPAQEFNIPVLLKNTMDPAAEGTYISKTIISRGFKAVAAKDNITAIKIKSSRMLMAYGFLKKVFEVFDCYRTPIDMITTSEVAVSLTIDNDSELEGIIKELETFASIEVESEQSIICVVGTLVADKHGMAAQVTEALSSIPLRMISYGGSDYNISVLIRSEYKSEALQLLHQHLFQNS from the coding sequence ATGATCGTTCAAAAATTTGGAGGCACATCTGTAGGAAGTCCGAGCAACATGCAGCATGTAACATCCCTTGTCAATGATGGGAACCGTAAGATTGTAGTGCTTTCGGCAATGTCGGGAACAACCAACGCGCTGGTAGAGATTAGCGAGGCGTTAAAAAAAGGCAAAATCGAATCCGCCAAGAAAAAGAACAAGGTTCTACTCGACAAATACGTAAAGGTTGCCGCAGTGCTGCTAAGCAAGGAGGAGTTCAAAGCAAAGGCAGCTGCCTACATCGCCCAAATATTTGAAGAGATTAACGCCGCCATAGAGCAGGGCTACAGCATCGACATTGAAGGAGAAATTCTTTCGAAGGGCGAGTTACTTTCCACCCATCTGGTGTACTTCTACCAGCTTCAGGAGGGCATAAATGCAGCGCTTATCCCTGCGCTCGAGTTCATGTACATCAACGAGGAGGGCGATCCGCAGATCGACGTTATCAAGGAACGGCTAAAGCCCTTTCTTGAACAGCATCGGGACAAAAATATTTTAATTACGCAGGGCTTTATCTGCCGCAACCACAAGGAAAAGGTCTCGAACCTAAAGCGCGGGGGAAGCGACTACAGCGCATCGCTCATTGGTGCGGCTGCCAATGCCGATTGCATCGAAATTTGGACCGATATCGACGGCATGCACAACAACGACCCCCGATATGTGGAAAATACCACCCCCATCCGGCAGCTTTCGTTCGACGAAGCCGCCGAGCTGGCCTACTTCGGAGCAAAAATTCTTCACCCTTTCTGCATTTTTCCGGCGCAGGAGTTCAACATCCCCGTGCTGCTGAAGAATACGATGGATCCAGCCGCCGAAGGAACGTACATCAGCAAGACTATTATCTCGCGCGGGTTCAAGGCGGTTGCCGCAAAGGACAACATCACCGCCATCAAGATAAAAAGTAGCAGAATGCTGATGGCATACGGCTTCCTAAAGAAGGTTTTCGAGGTGTTCGACTGCTACCGCACGCCCATCGACATGATTACCACCTCGGAGGTGGCCGTTTCGCTCACCATAGACAACGACAGCGAGCTGGAAGGCATCATAAAGGAGCTGGAAACCTTCGCCTCGATTGAAGTTGAATCCGAACAAAGCATCATTTGTGTTGTTGGAACCCTGGTAGCCGACAAACACGGCATGGCTGCGCAGGTTACCGAGGCGCTATCGTCGATTCCGCTTCGAATGATCTCGTACGGGGGAAGCGACTACAACATTTCGGTGCTTATCCGCAGCGAATACAAGAGCGAGGCCCTACAGCTACTACACCAACATCTATTTCAGAATAGCTAA
- a CDS encoding SpoIID/LytB domain-containing protein, giving the protein MRQVGISFILFGLLLLGGGFSKLFAQPYAPSKSTKILISVYAQQRPQSLILKPQQEVFRVFGGGIQLAELKKDELLYITSAKGKVRIRTIDRALGTFVKVLVKAANDSAVFSLNPANPSSKSPRKYAGRITFAANDAGVVSILETDFEQYIAGVVEAEIGGRQPLEMYKVQAVIARTFALGHMSKHKAESFNLCDDVHCQAYKGISSSNPDIVKGCEQTRDLVVVNRNNELITAVFHANCGGQTVNSEDVWPKYKSYLRSCPCPYCSNSRSYRWRMGVPLSKWDKYLTDNGVAAPPDLLSKDFRQEKRKSIVELGNVAFPLYKVRKDFGLRSAFFSFTQVGDSIIFSGKGYGHGVGLCQDGASNMARMHMSYQHIISYYYKGCKIINRQNAVPETSDDKATGDDGAGMVATLAPPASCKVQADADSSANSP; this is encoded by the coding sequence GTGAGGCAGGTTGGAATCTCGTTTATCCTGTTCGGATTGCTGCTGTTGGGAGGTGGATTTTCCAAACTCTTCGCCCAACCGTACGCTCCAAGCAAGTCAACGAAGATTCTTATCTCGGTTTACGCCCAGCAGCGGCCCCAAAGCCTCATCCTGAAGCCACAGCAGGAGGTCTTTCGGGTTTTTGGCGGAGGCATCCAGCTGGCCGAGCTCAAAAAGGACGAGCTGCTCTACATAACTTCGGCAAAAGGGAAGGTGCGTATTCGTACCATCGATCGGGCGCTGGGCACTTTCGTCAAGGTGCTTGTCAAGGCGGCCAACGATTCGGCCGTTTTCAGCCTCAACCCAGCCAATCCCTCCTCGAAGAGCCCCCGAAAGTACGCCGGGCGCATCACATTTGCGGCCAACGATGCCGGAGTGGTGTCTATCCTCGAAACAGACTTCGAGCAGTACATCGCAGGGGTCGTAGAGGCCGAGATAGGAGGGAGGCAGCCCTTGGAAATGTACAAGGTGCAGGCCGTAATTGCCCGAACCTTTGCCCTCGGGCACATGAGTAAGCACAAAGCCGAGAGCTTTAACCTTTGCGACGACGTGCATTGCCAGGCCTACAAGGGGATTTCCTCCTCCAACCCCGATATTGTAAAGGGATGCGAGCAAACTCGCGACCTAGTCGTCGTAAACCGCAACAACGAGCTCATAACTGCGGTGTTCCACGCCAACTGTGGCGGGCAAACCGTCAACTCCGAGGATGTATGGCCCAAGTATAAGAGCTATCTGCGCTCGTGCCCCTGCCCGTACTGCTCCAACTCGCGCAGCTACCGATGGCGCATGGGCGTTCCCCTCTCCAAATGGGACAAATACCTTACGGATAACGGCGTTGCCGCACCTCCCGATCTGCTTTCCAAAGATTTTAGGCAGGAAAAGCGCAAATCGATAGTCGAACTTGGAAATGTTGCCTTCCCGCTCTATAAGGTGCGGAAGGATTTCGGGTTGCGCTCCGCCTTTTTCAGCTTTACGCAGGTTGGCGACAGCATAATCTTTTCGGGAAAGGGCTACGGCCACGGCGTAGGGCTTTGCCAGGATGGCGCATCGAACATGGCGCGGATGCATATGTCGTACCAGCATATCATCAGCTACTACTATAAGGGCTGCAAGATCATAAATAGGCAGAATGCCGTTCCAGAGACAAGCGACGACAAGGCAACGGGCGACGATGGCGCCGGAATGGTTGCCACATTGGCACCCCCTGCTTCATGCAAGGTGCAAGCTGATGCCGATTCCTCCGCAAATTCTCCTTGA
- the lysA gene encoding diaminopimelate decarboxylase, producing the protein MKNFPHSSLTETLKTIETPFYLYDMGLLNRTLDKAKEAADKRGYFIHYALKANNNNPLLIAIREHGFGVDCVSGNEVSKALEMGFNPSTIDFAGIGKTDEEIETALAADIFSLNVESIEELEVIDEIAERMGKVANVSLRINPNIDAHTHKNITTGLSENKFGLDLTSLPKLVDRLHIFTHINVKGLHFHLGSQILDLSVFKKLAVKASQLNNYFEKQGFNFEHINMGGGLGVSYKNPGNEPIADFEAFFKVFEENLSLPKGVKVHFELGRALVAQCGILVTKVVFVKKGLTKKFLILDGGMTELIRPALYQAFHLTENISRNEVPETYDVVGPICESTDCFGENLSLSTSYRGDLVAIYTTGAYGQVMSSKYNMRDKAKAYYVANGILSDENAYLESIKAATK; encoded by the coding sequence ATGAAGAATTTTCCGCATAGCAGCCTCACCGAGACGCTAAAAACCATCGAAACGCCATTCTATCTCTACGATATGGGGCTGCTTAACCGCACCCTCGACAAGGCCAAGGAGGCTGCCGACAAGCGCGGCTACTTTATCCACTACGCGCTTAAGGCCAACAACAATAATCCGCTGCTAATTGCCATCCGTGAACACGGTTTTGGGGTGGATTGCGTGAGCGGCAACGAGGTAAGCAAGGCGTTGGAGATGGGTTTCAACCCCAGCACCATCGATTTTGCTGGAATTGGCAAGACCGACGAGGAGATTGAAACCGCACTTGCCGCCGACATCTTCAGCCTTAACGTAGAGTCGATTGAGGAACTGGAGGTGATTGATGAAATTGCCGAGCGAATGGGCAAAGTGGCCAACGTATCGCTCCGAATCAACCCCAACATCGATGCGCACACGCATAAGAACATCACCACAGGGCTAAGCGAGAATAAGTTTGGGCTCGACCTCACCTCGCTCCCCAAGCTGGTAGACCGCCTGCACATCTTTACGCATATAAACGTAAAGGGGCTGCACTTTCACCTCGGCTCGCAGATTCTAGACCTCAGCGTGTTCAAAAAGCTTGCGGTTAAGGCCTCGCAGCTGAACAACTACTTCGAAAAACAGGGCTTTAACTTCGAGCATATCAACATGGGCGGAGGGCTTGGCGTGTCGTACAAGAACCCGGGGAACGAGCCCATAGCCGATTTCGAGGCTTTCTTTAAGGTATTCGAAGAAAACCTGAGCCTACCCAAAGGCGTAAAGGTTCACTTCGAGCTTGGCAGGGCGCTGGTTGCGCAATGCGGAATACTGGTGACCAAGGTTGTCTTCGTAAAGAAGGGGCTTACCAAGAAATTCCTCATCCTCGATGGCGGAATGACCGAGCTGATCCGCCCTGCGCTCTATCAGGCGTTCCATCTTACCGAAAACATCAGCCGCAACGAGGTTCCTGAGACCTATGACGTGGTTGGGCCCATCTGCGAATCGACCGATTGCTTTGGCGAGAACCTTTCGCTCTCGACAAGCTACCGCGGCGACCTTGTAGCCATCTACACCACCGGCGCATACGGCCAGGTGATGAGTTCGAAGTACAACATGCGCGATAAAGCGAAGGCCTACTACGTTGCCAACGGGATTCTGTCCGACGAAAACGCCTACCTGGAGTCCATAAAGGCTGCAACAAAATAG